The following are encoded in a window of Flavobacterium sp. WC2421 genomic DNA:
- a CDS encoding glycosyltransferase family 4 protein: MEAETKKVLIITYYWPPAGGPGVQRWLKFVKYLPEFGVQPIIYIPENPTYPIVDTDLEKEVSAATVILKHKIFEPYQLASFFSRSKTKKISSGIIPNQKKQSFLDKTFLWIRGNLFIPDARVFWVKPSVSFLEKYIAENTIDTIITSGPPHSLHLIGLELKQKLNLKWIADFRDPWTTIGYHKSLRLSNYAAKKHKDLEYQVLNTADTIIVTSKTTKAEFQAITTKPIEVITNGYDVETIANQELDTKFSLAHIGSFLSERNPIILWESIKELLNEIPDFKRHLEIKLIGAVSQEVLDEIKNFDLVPYLKNLGYVSHGEAIVHQKKSQVLLLIEIDSEDTKSIIPGKLFEYMVSNRPIIAIGPKDSDFAEIITNTNTGVFFNYSEKEKLKSVLLDFYNQFLEGKLKSNGVGLQKYSRKNLTKELVQLLNK, encoded by the coding sequence TTGGAAGCTGAAACTAAAAAAGTTCTAATTATAACGTACTATTGGCCACCAGCTGGAGGTCCAGGTGTGCAACGCTGGTTGAAATTTGTAAAATATTTACCAGAATTTGGAGTTCAACCCATCATTTACATTCCTGAAAACCCAACGTATCCTATTGTGGATACCGATTTAGAAAAAGAAGTTTCGGCTGCTACAGTTATTTTAAAACATAAAATTTTTGAGCCATATCAATTGGCATCTTTTTTTTCTAGATCTAAAACCAAAAAGATAAGTTCAGGGATAATTCCAAATCAAAAAAAACAGTCTTTTTTAGACAAAACGTTCCTATGGATTCGAGGTAATTTATTTATTCCTGATGCTCGTGTATTTTGGGTTAAACCGTCTGTTTCTTTTTTAGAAAAATACATTGCCGAGAATACTATTGATACTATTATTACTTCTGGACCACCACATAGTTTACATCTTATAGGATTAGAATTAAAACAAAAACTAAATTTAAAATGGATTGCTGATTTCCGTGATCCGTGGACCACTATAGGATATCATAAATCACTTCGTTTATCGAATTATGCTGCAAAAAAACATAAAGATTTGGAGTACCAGGTTTTGAATACTGCAGATACTATTATTGTTACCAGTAAAACTACAAAAGCTGAATTTCAAGCAATAACGACAAAGCCGATTGAAGTAATTACCAATGGGTATGACGTGGAAACCATAGCAAATCAGGAATTAGATACTAAGTTTAGCTTGGCTCATATTGGTTCATTCTTGTCCGAAAGAAATCCAATTATTTTATGGGAAAGTATAAAAGAATTACTGAACGAAATACCTGATTTTAAAAGACATTTAGAAATAAAATTAATTGGGGCTGTTAGTCAAGAAGTATTGGATGAAATTAAAAATTTTGATTTAGTTCCTTATTTGAAAAACTTAGGATATGTTTCACATGGGGAAGCAATTGTTCATCAAAAAAAGTCACAAGTTTTATTGCTGATTGAAATTGATTCTGAAGATACTAAGAGTATTATTCCTGGAAAATTATTCGAATATATGGTTTCTAATAGACCCATTATTGCGATTGGTCCAAAAGATTCTGATTTTGCCGAAATTATTACCAATACGAATACAGGAGTGTTCTTTAACTATTCTGAAAAAGAGAAGTTAAAAAGTGTACTTTTGGACTTTTATAATCAGTTTTTAGAAGGTAAATTAAAATCCAATGGTGTGGGTTTGCAAAAATATTCCAGAAAAAACTTGACTAAAGAATTAGTACAGCTACTTAATAAATAA
- a CDS encoding YfhO family protein yields MKIVNKFYPHALAIVGFLIVSLLYFYPVLQGKQIYQSDIAQYTGMAKEQNDFRASDHIEPYWTNSSFGGMPTYQLGAKYPYDFIGAIDDVLRFLPRPADYLFLYFLGFYGLLLVLKTDPLKAFFGALAFGFSTYLIIILGVGHNAKAHAIAYMPLVIAGFILVYRKKYVVGGLLTMFATALEINANHFQMTYYLLIFLLILSGYFIYLDVKIKEYNAILKSLGVLAVAGIFAIGANATNLLATSEYANFSIRGKSELTYNPDGSKNTTNSAMTRDYITEYSYGVTESFNLIAPRLFGGSNHEAVGTDSKMYEFMISQGVPEGQAADFTMGLPTYWGDQPIVAAPAYIGVVVFFLGILALFIDERKIKYVFLSGAVVSLLLSWGKNFPLLTNFFIDYVPMYDKFRAVSSIQVILELCFPVLAIMGLQSFFKLEKEKQTKGLLESGTLGLGIILILFLCKSMFSFSSANDGYYLESYGPQFVEALKGDRMSLYSADLLRSGFFILLVAGVLWLFIKNKIAQNTAIILVGLFMVSDLFFVDKKYVSAKDFVSGRDVEVPFHEKPSDTQILKDTTHYRVFEAGDLMGARTSYFHKSIGGYSAVRPRRVQQLFDYQLAKNNLDILNMLNVKYVIQTDKEGKEFPIVNPDANGNAWFVNDVKLVNKANDEMKMLDKIDTKRAAIFNIHLYGDKFKNARLKRNLDTSGTIKLKVYKPNYIKYTSTNGKEGLAVFSEIYYENGWNAYIDGVKTDHFPVDYVLRAMIVPGGEHTIEFKFEPQVIKTGSIITLISLAGMLLLVIGGVYFERKNGSKIVD; encoded by the coding sequence TTGAAAATAGTAAATAAGTTCTATCCTCACGCGCTAGCCATTGTTGGTTTTTTAATTGTCTCACTTCTTTATTTTTATCCTGTATTACAGGGAAAACAAATTTACCAATCAGATATTGCTCAATATACTGGAATGGCTAAGGAGCAAAATGACTTTAGAGCCTCCGATCATATAGAGCCATATTGGACGAACTCTTCATTTGGAGGGATGCCTACGTACCAATTAGGAGCTAAATATCCATATGATTTTATTGGGGCAATAGATGATGTTTTACGATTTTTACCGCGTCCTGCCGATTATTTATTTTTGTACTTTCTGGGGTTCTACGGACTGTTATTAGTTCTTAAAACGGATCCGTTAAAAGCTTTCTTTGGTGCTTTAGCTTTTGGTTTTTCTACTTATTTAATTATAATATTGGGTGTTGGTCACAATGCCAAGGCTCATGCGATTGCGTATATGCCACTTGTGATTGCTGGATTTATTTTGGTTTATAGAAAAAAATATGTTGTTGGAGGATTGCTTACTATGTTTGCAACTGCATTGGAAATAAATGCAAACCACTTTCAAATGACCTATTACTTATTAATATTCTTGTTGATACTTTCTGGTTATTTTATTTATTTGGATGTAAAAATCAAGGAGTATAATGCAATTTTAAAATCTTTAGGAGTTTTAGCCGTTGCTGGTATTTTTGCTATTGGAGCTAATGCTACCAATCTTTTAGCAACCTCTGAATATGCAAATTTTAGTATTCGTGGGAAAAGTGAACTAACATACAATCCTGATGGTTCTAAAAACACTACCAATAGTGCTATGACACGTGATTATATTACTGAATACAGTTATGGAGTTACTGAAAGTTTCAATTTGATAGCTCCAAGATTATTTGGAGGTTCTAATCATGAAGCAGTTGGGACTGATAGTAAAATGTATGAATTCATGATTAGTCAGGGCGTTCCAGAAGGGCAAGCCGCCGATTTCACAATGGGACTACCTACCTATTGGGGTGACCAGCCTATTGTTGCAGCACCTGCTTATATAGGAGTTGTTGTTTTCTTTTTAGGAATTTTAGCTTTGTTTATTGATGAACGTAAAATTAAATATGTTTTTCTTTCAGGAGCAGTTGTATCATTGTTACTTTCTTGGGGTAAAAACTTCCCGTTACTGACCAACTTTTTTATTGATTATGTACCTATGTATGATAAGTTTAGGGCTGTTTCATCAATACAAGTTATACTAGAGTTGTGTTTTCCTGTTTTAGCTATAATGGGGTTGCAATCATTCTTTAAATTAGAAAAAGAGAAACAAACTAAAGGGTTATTAGAATCAGGAACTTTAGGTTTAGGAATAATTTTGATTTTGTTTTTATGTAAAAGCATGTTTAGCTTTTCTAGCGCAAATGATGGGTATTATTTAGAAAGTTACGGACCACAATTTGTAGAGGCACTAAAAGGCGACCGAATGAGTTTGTATAGTGCGGACTTGTTGCGATCTGGATTTTTTATTCTATTAGTAGCTGGCGTTTTATGGTTATTCATTAAAAATAAAATAGCTCAAAATACCGCTATCATTTTGGTAGGATTATTTATGGTCTCGGATTTGTTTTTTGTAGATAAAAAATATGTTTCAGCTAAAGATTTTGTTAGTGGAAGAGATGTTGAAGTTCCTTTCCATGAAAAACCTTCTGATACTCAAATTTTAAAGGACACTACTCATTACCGTGTTTTTGAGGCTGGAGATTTAATGGGAGCAAGGACTTCTTATTTTCATAAGTCAATTGGAGGGTATAGTGCTGTAAGGCCTAGAAGAGTGCAACAATTATTTGATTATCAGCTGGCTAAAAACAATTTGGATATACTGAATATGCTAAATGTAAAGTATGTCATTCAAACGGATAAGGAAGGAAAAGAATTTCCAATTGTTAATCCAGATGCCAATGGTAATGCTTGGTTTGTAAATGATGTTAAGTTGGTGAATAAAGCCAATGATGAAATGAAAATGTTGGATAAAATCGATACAAAAAGAGCCGCTATTTTCAATATTCATCTGTATGGAGATAAATTTAAAAATGCCAGATTAAAAAGAAACTTAGATACTTCAGGGACTATTAAATTAAAGGTTTACAAACCTAATTATATAAAGTATACATCTACAAATGGAAAAGAAGGTCTAGCCGTTTTCTCTGAAATTTATTATGAAAATGGTTGGAATGCCTATATTGATGGTGTTAAAACAGATCATTTTCCTGTTGATTATGTATTGAGAGCCATGATTGTACCGGGAGGAGAACATACAATTGAGTTCAAATTTGAGCCACAAGTAATTAAAACCGGAAGTATTATAACATTAATTAGTTTAGCTGGAATGTTATTATTGGTAATAGGCGGAGTTTATTTTGAAAGAAAAAATGGATCTAAGATTGTTGATTAA
- a CDS encoding DUF4834 family protein codes for MQTASFTGFIRTLFYILAFYYIFKFLAKLFLPLLVKKVVEKAGQNFQQEQQRSQGTSWNQSPTNDEVIYDTKNEKNPRETKKVGEYVDYEEID; via the coding sequence ATGCAAACTGCCTCTTTTACAGGTTTTATAAGAACATTGTTTTACATACTTGCTTTCTATTACATATTTAAGTTTTTAGCAAAGTTATTTTTGCCTCTATTAGTTAAAAAAGTAGTGGAAAAAGCAGGGCAAAATTTTCAACAGGAACAGCAACGTTCTCAGGGTACTTCATGGAATCAATCACCAACGAATGATGAAGTGATTTATGATACTAAAAACGAAAAAAATCCTCGGGAAACTAAAAAAGTAGGAGAATATGTTGATTACGAAGAAATAGATTAA
- a CDS encoding transporter, which yields MSKLKTALLFVLITLPCFNYGQHTDQINSNRPGKSMSAFAVGKSVFQIESGLYGIKENHRLLGYDAKGFGLDFTLRWGLFMEKLELIADLQYQNEKFTTPYSVVDKKALKQTVLGAKYLIYDPFKNYEKKVNIYSWKANHKFDWHQMIPAVSIFAGANLSFSDNPYSFTNQASISPKIMLITQNHLGDGTWVFVTNIIADYISTDYPSYGYVLTLTKGFNDQWSGFVENQGFKSDFYSDAIVRGGAAYLLNKDMQIDASISTNFKDTPTVLYGGIGFSWRYDANYQEVRMSLDKGGNKKTKSQKKVEKKNKKRKDEIENTQ from the coding sequence ATGTCAAAACTCAAAACAGCCCTTCTTTTTGTCCTAATTACACTTCCCTGTTTTAATTATGGACAGCATACCGATCAAATAAATTCTAATAGACCCGGCAAAAGCATGTCCGCATTTGCAGTAGGAAAATCAGTTTTCCAAATTGAATCGGGACTATACGGAATTAAGGAAAACCACAGATTGCTTGGATATGATGCCAAAGGTTTTGGTTTAGATTTCACCCTTAGATGGGGATTGTTCATGGAAAAATTAGAATTAATAGCAGATTTACAATATCAAAATGAAAAATTTACAACACCTTATAGTGTTGTCGATAAAAAAGCATTAAAGCAAACCGTTTTAGGTGCAAAATATCTAATTTACGATCCATTCAAAAATTATGAGAAAAAAGTAAACATTTACAGTTGGAAAGCCAACCACAAATTTGACTGGCATCAAATGATTCCTGCCGTATCTATTTTTGCTGGAGCTAACCTCAGCTTTTCTGATAATCCGTATTCTTTCACTAATCAAGCCAGTATTTCTCCAAAAATAATGCTGATCACTCAAAATCATTTAGGTGACGGTACTTGGGTTTTTGTTACTAATATTATAGCTGATTACATTTCAACTGATTATCCTAGTTATGGTTACGTTTTAACTTTAACCAAAGGATTCAATGATCAATGGTCTGGATTTGTCGAAAATCAAGGCTTTAAAAGTGATTTTTACAGCGATGCTATTGTTCGTGGGGGAGCAGCCTATTTATTAAATAAAGACATGCAAATTGACGCATCGATAAGCACTAATTTTAAAGATACGCCAACCGTTCTCTATGGCGGAATTGGTTTTTCTTGGCGCTATGATGCCAATTATCAAGAAGTTAGAATGAGTCTTGACAAAGGCGGAAATAAAAAAACGAAGTCTCAAAAGAAAGTAGAGAAAAAGAATAAAAAACGCAAAGACGAAATAGAAAACACACAATAA